The following are encoded together in the Lathyrus oleraceus cultivar Zhongwan6 chromosome 3, CAAS_Psat_ZW6_1.0, whole genome shotgun sequence genome:
- the LOC127130724 gene encoding uncharacterized mitochondrial protein AtMg00820-like gives MFAFTSKLSSVEIPKSVQVTLEIPKWMEVVLEEMKALEKKKTWSVTSLPDGKKTIGYKWVFIVKCNSDGSIERYKVRLVAKVFTQAYGIDYSKTFAPVAKLNIIRILLSLVANMDWPLH, from the coding sequence ATGTTTGCCTTCACCTCAAAATTGTCTAGTGTAGAAATTCCAAAAAGTGTACAGGTTACTCTAGAAATTCCAAAGTGGATGGAAGTTGTACTTGAGGAGATGAAAGCTCTTGAAAAGAAAAAAACTTGGAGTGTTACGTCACTACCAGATGGCAAGAAGACAATTGGATACAAATGGGTGTTTATTGTGAAGTGTAATTCAGATGGGTCAATTGAAAGATACAAGGTTCGCCTTGTGGCTAAAGTATTTACTCAGGCCTATGGTATAGATTACTCAAAGACATTTGCTCCTGTTGCAAAATTGAACATTATTAGAATTCTTTTGTCTCTTGTTGCTAACATGGATTGGCCTTTGCATTAG
- the LOC127130725 gene encoding uncharacterized mitochondrial protein AtMg00810-like, with the protein MKQEDRLIPSRIGIHQCKSEYCVYVQVITQDKTIICLYVDDLLVTGNNLENLLKFKELMKKEFKMSDLGKLSYFLGLEFQMSKQGMMLHQRKCVKEILKIFRMGDLAHASSLVELNLKLDKPGEKDQIDTTLFKQIVESLRFVCNS; encoded by the coding sequence ATGAAACAAGAAGATCGACTCATACCTAGTCGAATTGGGATTCATCAATGCAAATCTGAGTATTGTGTTTATGTTCAGGTTATAACACAAGATAAAACAATTATCTGCTTATATGTCGATGACTTACTAGTAACTGGAAATAACTTGGAGAACCTGTTGAAGTTCAAAGAGCTGATGAAGAAGGAATTTAAAATGTCGGATTTAGGAAAGTTGTCGTACTTCTTAGGCTTGGAATTTCAAATGTCGAAACAAGGTATGATGCTACATCAAAGAAAGTGTGTCAAAGAGATACTCAAGATATTCCGGATGGGTGATTTGGCTCATGCATCTTCACTTGTCGAACTAAACTTGAAGTTGGATAAGCCTGGAGAGAAAGACCAAATTGATAcaactttgttcaaacaaattgtcGAATCTCTTAGATTTGTGTGCAATAGTTGA